Proteins encoded in a region of the Elizabethkingia bruuniana genome:
- the rimP gene encoding ribosome assembly cofactor RimP, giving the protein MEFRERVQELVDQYLATREDLFLIELKISADSNITVIIDGDQSVSLQDCLDVSRAVEFQLDREEHDFSLQVMSPGLSEPLKLPRQFAKNIGRELDVLLNDDTKIQGELKIVGEDSITLELKYRRPKLVGKGKEDVIEDRIIPLTEIKKALVVIKF; this is encoded by the coding sequence ATGGAATTTAGGGAGCGCGTACAAGAATTAGTGGATCAGTACCTTGCAACAAGGGAAGATTTGTTTTTAATTGAACTTAAAATTTCTGCAGATAGCAATATTACAGTTATTATTGACGGAGACCAGAGTGTAAGTCTTCAGGATTGTCTGGATGTTAGCCGTGCAGTAGAATTTCAGTTAGACAGAGAAGAGCATGATTTTAGTCTTCAGGTAATGTCACCAGGACTTTCAGAACCGTTGAAGTTACCAAGACAATTTGCTAAAAATATTGGAAGAGAACTGGATGTATTGTTGAATGATGATACAAAAATTCAGGGTGAATTAAAGATTGTTGGTGAAGATTCAATTACCTTAGAGCTGAAATACAGACGTCCTAAGCTTGTAGGGAAAGGTAAAGAAGATGTAATAGAAGACCGGATAATTCCATTGACTGAAATTAAAAAAGCCCTTGTGGTAATTAAATTTTGA
- a CDS encoding glycoside hydrolase family 97 protein — protein sequence MKHFTACFLILFISVFIQAQKLESPDKNLTLSFLLNEKGEAYYRLKYKNKDVVKSSKLGFLISSPTSFAESFKITNTQFSSSDTSWNPVLGEQKTIRDNHNEMLISLQQAKTGYQLNIRFRLFNDGLGFRYEFPIQKDLRHFRIDEELSEFNLAQNCKAFWIPADYDTNEFRITTSRISEISSLIETARDEPLAAKAPSKNLAVQTPLMLKADNGLYINIHEAALVDYPAMHLNVDDKNYKLSTHLTPNKNGEKAYIQTQMNTPWRTIVVSDDARDILASKLILNLNDPSKIEDTSWIKPTKYIGVWWEYFTGGGSTWAYSDNQDIIIGETDYTRLKPNQHHGANTQHVKEYIDFAAENGFDAILVEGWNEGWEDNWAYGKEKIYSFTKAYPDFNVEELQAYAKAKGIKIIMHHETTSSAADYERQLDDAFSFMNKYGYTAVKTGYVGPIIPRSEYHDGQWMVNHYNFVAQKAAQYKIMVNSHEAVRPTGRSRTYPNWIAQESARGTEFESFNGNNPDHTTILPFTRLMGGPMDYTPGIFQGDLSVYGKNKARLSTTLVKQLALYVTLYSPLQMAADLPENYKKHMDAFQFIKDVAADWDNTYILEAEPGDYITIARKAKNKNEWFVGGITDENERTATINLSFLPKGRNFEAIIYEDGKNADWKTSTIDYKINKQKVSSATILKKRLAPSGGIGISIKEIK from the coding sequence ATGAAGCATTTTACAGCCTGCTTTCTCATACTATTTATTTCAGTTTTCATTCAGGCTCAAAAGCTGGAATCTCCTGACAAAAATCTTACCCTCAGCTTTTTACTAAATGAGAAAGGCGAAGCCTATTACAGATTGAAATATAAAAATAAAGATGTAGTAAAAAGTAGCAAGCTTGGCTTTTTAATTAGCAGCCCAACTTCTTTTGCAGAAAGCTTTAAAATAACCAACACACAATTTTCCTCCTCCGATACATCATGGAACCCTGTATTAGGCGAGCAAAAAACAATCCGAGACAATCATAATGAGATGCTTATTTCTTTACAGCAAGCCAAAACCGGATATCAACTCAACATCAGATTTAGGCTTTTTAATGATGGCCTGGGATTCAGATACGAATTTCCAATTCAAAAAGACCTAAGACACTTTCGTATAGACGAAGAGCTTTCAGAATTCAATCTGGCCCAGAACTGCAAAGCTTTCTGGATTCCTGCAGATTATGACACTAACGAATTCCGAATTACGACCTCTAGAATTTCCGAAATATCTTCACTAATAGAGACCGCAAGAGATGAGCCTTTAGCAGCAAAAGCGCCATCAAAAAACCTGGCTGTACAAACGCCGCTCATGTTAAAAGCTGATAATGGTTTATATATCAACATTCATGAAGCTGCATTGGTCGATTATCCCGCTATGCATCTGAATGTAGATGATAAGAACTATAAATTAAGCACTCATCTTACCCCTAATAAAAATGGCGAAAAAGCCTACATACAAACTCAGATGAATACTCCATGGAGAACTATCGTGGTCAGTGACGATGCACGCGACATACTCGCCTCTAAACTTATCCTAAATCTAAACGACCCAAGCAAAATTGAAGACACATCATGGATAAAGCCTACAAAATACATTGGTGTCTGGTGGGAATACTTTACAGGAGGAGGATCTACCTGGGCTTATAGCGACAATCAGGATATTATAATTGGAGAAACAGATTACACCCGACTAAAACCTAACCAACATCATGGGGCCAATACCCAGCACGTGAAAGAATACATAGACTTTGCCGCTGAAAATGGATTTGATGCCATACTTGTCGAAGGCTGGAATGAAGGTTGGGAAGACAACTGGGCTTATGGAAAGGAAAAAATATACAGCTTTACAAAAGCCTATCCGGACTTCAATGTAGAAGAATTACAGGCTTATGCGAAAGCAAAAGGCATAAAGATAATCATGCATCATGAAACGACCTCTTCAGCAGCCGACTACGAAAGACAATTGGATGATGCATTTTCTTTCATGAATAAGTATGGATATACAGCTGTAAAAACTGGATATGTTGGTCCCATTATTCCAAGAAGTGAATATCATGACGGACAATGGATGGTCAATCATTATAACTTTGTAGCTCAAAAGGCGGCGCAGTACAAAATTATGGTAAACTCCCATGAAGCAGTAAGACCCACCGGACGATCTCGAACCTATCCTAACTGGATAGCTCAGGAGTCTGCGAGAGGAACTGAATTTGAGTCTTTCAACGGAAACAACCCCGATCACACCACCATCCTGCCTTTCACAAGATTAATGGGTGGCCCTATGGATTACACGCCTGGGATTTTCCAGGGAGATCTTTCCGTATATGGTAAAAACAAAGCCAGGCTTAGTACAACCCTGGTAAAACAATTAGCGCTCTATGTAACTTTATACAGCCCACTACAGATGGCCGCTGACCTTCCAGAAAATTACAAAAAACACATGGATGCCTTCCAATTCATCAAAGATGTAGCAGCAGACTGGGACAACACTTATATTCTGGAAGCTGAACCCGGAGATTACATTACGATTGCACGTAAGGCAAAAAATAAAAATGAATGGTTTGTTGGTGGTATCACTGATGAAAATGAAAGAACAGCAACAATTAATCTTAGCTTTTTAC
- the nusA gene encoding transcription termination factor NusA, with protein sequence MNNIALIESFGDFKDEKGISKIDLMAIIEDSLKTLLRKRYDSDDHFDVIVNPDKGDFQIFLNKRIVEDEMSEDDDLEIEISEAKKIDPTFEVGEEFTQEIPVAQLGRRNILTLKQILATKLQEHNNAMLYDQFRDRIGEIAVGEVHHIRHKHVILLDDEGNEFILPKENQIPSDFFRKGDSVRAVIESVDFKGSKPQIIVSRTAPKFLEKLLELEIPEIQDGTIILKKVVRIPGEKAKIAVDAYDDRIDPVGACVGVKGSRIHGVVRELRNENIDVIQWSKNPEILVKRALGNVNIQKADMNEEQSHALVYAPAEEISKIIGKQGQNIRLASWLTGYNIDVYRDKEEGDDVELVEFADEIEEWIINEFKKVGLDTARSVLDKETAALVGMTDLELETIEEVKQILRDELDD encoded by the coding sequence ATAAACAATATAGCGTTAATTGAATCCTTTGGGGATTTTAAAGATGAAAAAGGGATCAGTAAGATTGACCTTATGGCGATTATTGAAGATTCACTTAAGACTCTTTTAAGAAAAAGATACGATTCAGATGATCACTTTGATGTTATTGTAAATCCTGATAAAGGAGATTTCCAGATTTTCTTAAACAAGAGAATTGTTGAGGATGAAATGTCAGAAGATGATGATCTTGAAATTGAAATTTCTGAAGCTAAGAAAATCGATCCGACTTTCGAAGTAGGAGAAGAATTTACTCAGGAAATTCCGGTTGCACAGTTAGGAAGAAGAAATATTCTTACATTAAAACAAATCCTGGCAACTAAGCTTCAGGAACATAATAATGCAATGTTATATGATCAATTCCGTGATAGGATTGGTGAAATTGCAGTAGGAGAAGTACACCATATTCGTCACAAACATGTAATTTTGTTAGATGATGAAGGGAATGAATTTATTTTACCAAAAGAAAATCAGATTCCTTCAGACTTCTTTAGAAAAGGAGATAGCGTACGTGCAGTAATCGAAAGTGTAGACTTTAAAGGTTCTAAACCTCAGATTATTGTTTCCAGAACTGCTCCTAAATTCTTAGAAAAATTATTAGAACTTGAAATTCCTGAAATCCAGGACGGAACTATTATCCTGAAGAAAGTAGTTAGAATTCCAGGTGAAAAGGCGAAAATTGCTGTTGACGCTTACGATGACAGAATTGACCCTGTAGGAGCTTGTGTTGGGGTGAAAGGATCAAGAATTCATGGAGTAGTAAGAGAGCTTCGTAATGAGAATATTGATGTGATTCAATGGTCTAAAAATCCTGAGATCTTAGTGAAGAGAGCTCTAGGAAATGTTAATATTCAGAAAGCTGATATGAACGAAGAGCAGTCGCATGCTTTAGTATATGCTCCGGCAGAAGAGATCTCCAAAATTATTGGGAAACAAGGACAGAATATACGTCTTGCATCTTGGTTAACAGGATATAATATCGATGTATACAGAGATAAGGAAGAAGGTGACGATGTTGAGTTAGTAGAATTTGCTGACGAGATCGAAGAATGGATCATTAATGAGTTTAAAAAAGTTGGTCTTGATACTGCAAGAAGTGTACTGGATAAAGAAACAGCTGCATTGGTGGGTATGACTGATCTTGAGTTAGAAACCATTGAGGAAGTAAAACAAATATTGAGAGACGAATTAGACGACTAA